The proteins below are encoded in one region of Levilactobacillus namurensis:
- a CDS encoding serine hydrolase domain-containing protein, giving the protein MAYQATKAALQRLVDEHVVPGVSYALIDGNQVETGALGLAAVVPQPETLTPGMTYDLASLTKVVGTLTVTLQLLAEGRLTLDAPITRWLPDWTDDRVTVRHLLTHTSGIVGYIPHRNQLNAAELTKALYTLHVGPTFNRKMVYADVNYILMGWLIEALLGEPVQLAIKRRVLVPLGMIHSTFTPMNAMQCVPTAVTPERGVIRGTVHDPKGYVLQRRCGSAGLFSTVDDLVRFCQAMLHPEQAAAVLPPDWIHRLVGDWTPDGHAGRSLGWALTATQWPTPHRVLWHSGFTGTYLVIDPQQQQAMVFLTNRVHPQAPNLPYLDQRNAVIGTYLAEKAGV; this is encoded by the coding sequence ATGGCATATCAGGCGACCAAGGCGGCTTTACAGCGGTTGGTGGATGAACACGTGGTCCCCGGGGTCAGCTATGCCCTGATTGATGGCAATCAGGTGGAAACGGGCGCCCTGGGACTGGCGGCCGTGGTCCCGCAACCGGAGACGTTAACTCCGGGGATGACTTATGATTTGGCATCACTGACCAAGGTCGTGGGCACGTTGACCGTCACGCTGCAACTCTTGGCAGAGGGGCGATTAACGTTGGACGCCCCCATCACACGGTGGCTACCGGACTGGACGGACGACCGGGTCACGGTTCGGCATTTACTGACCCACACGTCGGGAATCGTGGGGTACATCCCGCATCGCAACCAGTTGAACGCTGCGGAGCTGACCAAGGCGCTCTATACGCTGCACGTGGGACCCACGTTCAACCGGAAGATGGTGTATGCGGATGTCAACTATATCCTGATGGGGTGGTTGATCGAGGCGCTATTGGGCGAGCCCGTTCAACTGGCGATCAAACGGCGCGTTTTGGTCCCGTTGGGGATGATCCATAGTACGTTCACCCCGATGAACGCCATGCAATGCGTTCCTACAGCGGTGACACCTGAGCGGGGGGTGATTCGGGGGACCGTCCATGATCCGAAAGGGTACGTACTCCAACGGCGGTGTGGTTCGGCGGGGCTCTTCAGCACCGTCGACGACCTGGTCCGCTTCTGTCAGGCGATGCTTCATCCCGAACAGGCTGCGGCGGTCTTGCCGCCTGACTGGATTCACCGGTTAGTGGGGGATTGGACGCCGGATGGCCACGCTGGTCGGTCGTTGGGCTGGGCCCTAACGGCAACGCAGTGGCCTACCCCTCATCGGGTCTTGTGGCACTCGGGCTTCACGGGGACCTACCTGGTGATCGATCCGCAGCAGCAACAGGCCATGGTCTTCTTGACCAACCGGGTGCACCCGCAAGCACCTAACTTGCCTTACTTGGATCAGCGTAACGCCGTGATTGGGACTTACTTGGCCGAAAAGGCCGGTGTTTAA
- a CDS encoding lipoate--protein ligase, with translation MRYLTSDSTDIRRNLAVETYLMEHADLTEPILYFYINSPCIIVGRYQNVLAEINQQYVRDHQIILTRRTSGGGAVYDDLGNVSFSFITRDDGDAVGNFKRFTDPVIKALHQMGATGAAMTGRNDLTIDGQKFSGNAMHVEQGRMFSHGTLMYDVDQTQIANALNVPADKLATKGIKSVKSRVTNLRPYFEPKYQHLTIEAFRDTLAKEILGVTDLAAARRYQLTATDRQGIQQLVDQYFNNWDWIYGSDPDYAVTRRKHFAAGTVEFDLNVVQGHIAAIQIHGDFFGQRPITEVTDRLQGIAYTPAAIQAVFAQLDVASYFGKIPAAALVQLLAEQPQDA, from the coding sequence ATGCGTTATTTAACCAGTGACAGTACAGATATTCGCCGCAACTTGGCCGTGGAGACCTACCTCATGGAACATGCCGATTTGACGGAACCTATTTTGTATTTCTATATTAATTCCCCGTGTATCATTGTGGGTCGATATCAGAACGTTTTAGCAGAAATCAACCAACAGTACGTTCGGGATCACCAGATTATCTTGACCCGGCGGACGTCTGGCGGCGGTGCGGTCTACGACGACTTGGGGAATGTCAGCTTTAGCTTCATTACCCGAGACGACGGGGATGCTGTGGGGAACTTCAAGCGGTTCACGGATCCGGTGATTAAGGCCCTCCATCAAATGGGGGCCACTGGTGCAGCAATGACCGGTCGGAACGACTTGACGATTGATGGTCAGAAGTTCTCCGGTAATGCGATGCACGTGGAACAAGGACGCATGTTCTCCCACGGGACCTTGATGTATGATGTCGATCAGACCCAGATTGCCAACGCCTTAAATGTGCCGGCAGATAAATTGGCCACTAAAGGCATTAAGTCGGTCAAGAGTCGGGTGACGAACTTGCGCCCGTACTTTGAGCCTAAGTACCAACACCTGACGATTGAAGCGTTTCGGGATACCCTGGCTAAGGAAATCTTGGGGGTCACGGACTTAGCGGCGGCGCGGCGTTACCAATTGACCGCGACGGACCGGCAAGGCATTCAGCAGCTGGTCGACCAGTACTTTAACAATTGGGACTGGATCTACGGAAGTGATCCAGACTATGCGGTAACGCGCCGGAAGCATTTTGCGGCCGGAACCGTCGAATTCGACCTGAACGTGGTCCAAGGACATATCGCGGCGATTCAGATTCACGGGGACTTCTTCGGTCAGCGGCCCATCACGGAGGTGACTGACCGGTTGCAGGGGATTGCGTACACACCCGCAGCGATTCAAGCAGTCTTTGCGCAGCTGGATGTCGCGAGTTACTTCGGTAAGATTCCGGCAGCGGCATTGGTACAATTATTGGCGGAACAGCCGCAAGACGCTTAA
- a CDS encoding EAL domain-containing protein: protein MYRYFLQPQLDASNNSLIGYELLIRQQVAGKWVLPHDFASIPIDVQADLIRRTAQKIILKVGSVSFNTNQSQFIDPTIAQAILSAQKQIYPMNLVLEVTEEVTDQHVTNQQIIKQVHYFDEHGIQLSLDDIGTGINTYDHIKPILPYASEIKFAMQNFRQEGRAAEIPDALAFWKRVADQHRLRLILEGVENQTEHDMANDLGIDYRQGWFYGKPHLLKLDGD from the coding sequence ATGTACCGCTATTTTTTGCAACCCCAATTGGACGCGTCTAATAACTCGTTGATTGGTTACGAACTCTTGATCCGCCAACAAGTTGCCGGTAAATGGGTTCTCCCCCACGATTTTGCGTCCATCCCCATTGACGTCCAAGCTGATTTAATTCGCCGGACCGCTCAGAAAATTATTTTGAAGGTTGGATCGGTCTCTTTCAACACCAACCAGAGCCAATTCATCGACCCCACCATCGCACAAGCCATTCTATCCGCTCAGAAACAGATTTACCCAATGAACCTTGTCTTGGAAGTCACCGAAGAAGTGACCGACCAACATGTAACGAACCAACAAATTATCAAGCAGGTTCACTACTTTGACGAACATGGTATCCAACTCAGCCTAGATGATATCGGCACGGGGATTAATACCTACGACCACATCAAACCGATTCTTCCCTACGCGAGCGAAATCAAATTCGCCATGCAGAACTTTCGCCAGGAGGGGCGGGCCGCTGAGATTCCTGATGCCCTTGCCTTTTGGAAACGAGTTGCTGACCAGCACCGCTTACGGCTAATCCTGGAAGGGGTCGAAAATCAAACCGAACACGACATGGCCAACGACTTAGGTATCGACTACCGCCAAGGCTGGTTCTACGGCAAGCCCCACTTACTCAAACTCGATGGTGATTAA
- a CDS encoding ABC transporter ATP-binding protein produces MRNGRGSATIQRPQSFWKTTGRLFRYMKPWLLGILVVLIFAAASVILQIRTPKILGEATTELFKGVMKGTAELKAGIGLTSLPVNFGKIGHILVIVAILYVGSALFGIIQQVIMNWIAQKVVYQLRRDLKDKMQHLPINYYDTHSNGDLMSRMANDMDNIGGTLQQTLSQMVTSVLTFFGVLYMMLTISGWLTLVALISVPLSLLVVMIVAPRSQKFFASQQKNLGLLNNTVEETYAGHTVIKTFNQEGNAQEQFEEHNQKYYKSAWKAQFVSSLIFPLMNFVKNLDYLAVAVIGGIQVANGQVTLGNVQAFLQYTNQFSQPITQMANLTNTIQATIASAERVFAVLDEDDMPNTATAELPAQTTTDQVIEFDHVNFQYVPEKPLIEDFNLKVKPGAMVAIVGPTGAGKTTIINLLERFYDVDSGQIKYRGQDTHAVSRTDLRKHFAMVLQDTWLFTGTIFDNIKYGREDATADDVYAAAKAAHADTFIRQLPQGYDTILNEAATNISQGQRQLLTIARAFVADPDVLILDEATSSVDTRTEMLIQQAMTRLLSGRTSFVVAHRLSTIQNAENIVVMNHGQIVETGNHQSLLAANGFYADLYNSQFAGNNLA; encoded by the coding sequence ATGCGTAATGGACGCGGTTCAGCGACGATTCAACGCCCCCAGAGTTTTTGGAAGACCACGGGACGCCTCTTTCGCTACATGAAGCCTTGGCTGTTGGGTATTTTAGTGGTGTTGATCTTTGCCGCAGCTTCGGTTATTTTACAAATTCGGACGCCTAAAATTTTAGGGGAAGCCACCACGGAACTCTTTAAAGGGGTCATGAAGGGGACGGCTGAACTCAAGGCCGGTATCGGCCTAACCAGTCTACCCGTTAACTTTGGCAAGATTGGCCACATTTTGGTCATTGTCGCAATTTTGTACGTGGGTTCCGCGCTGTTTGGGATTATCCAGCAAGTCATCATGAACTGGATTGCCCAAAAGGTGGTCTACCAATTGCGGCGTGACCTGAAAGACAAGATGCAACATCTGCCAATCAACTACTATGATACGCATAGTAACGGGGACTTGATGTCCCGGATGGCCAACGATATGGATAACATTGGGGGCACGTTGCAACAGACGCTGTCACAAATGGTGACCAGTGTTCTGACCTTCTTTGGGGTCTTGTACATGATGCTGACCATTAGTGGCTGGTTGACCCTGGTGGCGTTGATCTCGGTACCGCTGAGTCTACTGGTGGTCATGATCGTGGCACCACGGTCGCAGAAGTTCTTCGCGAGTCAACAAAAGAATCTTGGGTTGTTGAACAACACGGTTGAAGAGACTTACGCGGGGCATACCGTGATCAAGACCTTTAACCAAGAAGGCAACGCCCAAGAACAGTTCGAAGAGCATAATCAAAAGTACTACAAGTCAGCTTGGAAGGCCCAGTTCGTCTCCAGTCTGATCTTTCCGTTGATGAACTTCGTTAAGAACTTGGATTACCTGGCTGTCGCCGTTATCGGGGGCATTCAGGTTGCCAACGGCCAAGTGACGTTGGGGAACGTGCAAGCCTTCTTGCAATACACCAACCAATTCTCACAGCCGATTACGCAGATGGCGAACTTGACCAACACGATTCAGGCCACGATTGCGTCTGCTGAACGGGTCTTTGCGGTTCTGGATGAAGACGATATGCCGAATACCGCGACGGCTGAGTTACCGGCTCAAACGACGACGGATCAGGTGATTGAATTCGATCACGTAAACTTCCAGTATGTGCCGGAAAAGCCGCTGATTGAGGACTTTAATCTGAAGGTCAAGCCGGGCGCGATGGTGGCCATCGTGGGACCCACGGGGGCCGGTAAGACCACGATCATTAACCTGCTGGAACGGTTCTACGACGTGGACAGTGGTCAGATCAAGTATCGCGGGCAAGACACCCACGCGGTCTCCCGTACGGATCTGCGCAAGCACTTTGCCATGGTTTTGCAGGATACCTGGCTCTTCACCGGGACCATCTTCGATAACATCAAGTATGGTCGCGAGGATGCGACGGCGGATGACGTGTACGCAGCGGCGAAGGCAGCCCATGCCGATACCTTTATTCGGCAGTTACCCCAAGGGTACGACACGATCTTAAACGAAGCGGCCACGAACATTTCTCAAGGACAACGGCAGCTGTTGACGATTGCCCGCGCCTTTGTGGCTGATCCGGACGTATTAATCCTGGATGAGGCCACGAGTTCCGTGGATACGCGGACGGAAATGCTGATTCAACAGGCCATGACCCGGTTACTTTCCGGGCGGACCAGCTTCGTGGTGGCCCACCGGTTGTCGACGATTCAAAATGCGGAAAACATCGTGGTCATGAACCATGGTCAAATTGTCGAAACGGGGAACCATCAGAGCTTGTTGGCGGCTAACGGTTTCTACGCGGATCTGTATAACAGTCAGTTTGCGGGAAATAATCTCGCTTAA
- a CDS encoding type 1 glutamine amidotransferase, which produces MTYDLNVAHLYGDLMNTYGDVGNILALNYYAKQMDVKLHVKIVSLEEDFHAADYDLAFFGGGQDFEQTIVAKDIQTKKAELTKFIESDGPLLAICGGYQLLGHYYIGADGEKLPGIGALDHYTLKQDNHRFIGNIVIKNAETGETYHGFENHQGRTFIGQGERPLGNVISGKGNNGEDGTEGAIYKNVYCSYFHGPILTRNGDIAKHLLVAALKRKFPNQDFSQQEALPIPATF; this is translated from the coding sequence ATGACTTACGATTTAAACGTCGCCCACCTGTACGGCGACCTGATGAACACTTACGGTGATGTCGGCAACATCTTAGCGTTGAACTACTACGCCAAACAAATGGACGTTAAGTTACACGTTAAGATCGTCAGCCTAGAAGAAGACTTCCACGCTGCCGATTACGATCTGGCTTTCTTCGGTGGGGGCCAAGATTTTGAGCAGACCATTGTGGCTAAGGATATTCAGACCAAAAAGGCCGAACTGACCAAGTTCATTGAATCCGACGGCCCACTACTGGCGATCTGTGGTGGCTACCAACTGCTTGGTCACTATTACATCGGCGCGGATGGCGAAAAGCTTCCCGGAATCGGGGCCCTCGACCATTACACCCTGAAGCAGGATAACCACCGGTTTATTGGTAATATCGTGATTAAGAATGCCGAAACGGGTGAGACCTACCACGGCTTTGAGAACCACCAGGGACGAACCTTCATCGGCCAAGGTGAACGTCCACTAGGAAACGTGATTTCTGGTAAAGGGAATAATGGCGAAGACGGGACTGAAGGCGCCATTTACAAGAACGTCTACTGTTCCTACTTCCACGGCCCAATCCTGACCCGGAACGGGGACATCGCTAAGCACCTCTTGGTTGCGGCGCTCAAACGCAAGTTCCCGAACCAGGACTTCAGTCAACAAGAAGCCCTCCCCATCCCAGCAACTTTCTAA
- a CDS encoding LCP family protein yields MHRYQSLQNSVKQSYKASGVTKLRNVNKQLAQKKPISILLMGTDTGALGRTFQGRTDSMMVVTINPTTNKTTITSIPRDTAVNIPGYENLSPAKINAAYAYGKSKTAITTVQKMLNVPIDFYAIINMGGMEKIIDEVGGVTLKPSLSFSYGGFTFKKGVTTHMNGKKALAYARMRDDDPKGDYGRQTRQRKVIMALLNQSNSVSTLLNQDFINSLSKQTQTDLTFNDLTALVRSYRSATHHIKSTHLQGTSEMLNAQSMEVASQKELQRVTNFIRTGLGLEHATTGQIALTTGQNSTGQATGTTTAQNGENSGGGGY; encoded by the coding sequence ATGCATCGCTATCAGAGTCTCCAGAACTCCGTTAAGCAATCCTATAAGGCTTCGGGTGTGACGAAATTACGGAACGTGAACAAGCAACTCGCGCAAAAAAAACCGATTTCGATCCTATTGATGGGGACGGATACCGGAGCTCTGGGTCGAACGTTCCAGGGACGTACGGATAGTATGATGGTAGTGACCATTAATCCAACGACCAATAAGACGACGATTACCAGTATCCCGCGGGACACGGCCGTCAACATCCCCGGGTATGAGAACCTTTCGCCCGCGAAAATCAACGCAGCCTATGCGTATGGGAAGTCCAAAACGGCTATTACTACTGTTCAAAAAATGTTGAACGTCCCCATTGATTTCTACGCCATCATTAACATGGGGGGAATGGAAAAAATCATCGATGAGGTGGGTGGGGTGACCCTGAAGCCGTCCCTCAGTTTTAGTTACGGCGGCTTCACGTTTAAAAAAGGCGTCACCACCCACATGAACGGGAAGAAGGCCCTAGCTTACGCGCGGATGCGGGATGATGACCCTAAGGGCGATTACGGACGCCAGACGCGACAACGGAAGGTCATTATGGCGTTGCTGAATCAAAGCAATTCGGTTTCGACGTTGTTAAACCAGGACTTTATTAATTCCCTGAGTAAGCAGACCCAGACCGACTTGACCTTCAACGACCTGACCGCGTTGGTTCGTAGCTACCGGAGTGCGACGCACCATATTAAGAGTACCCATTTACAAGGGACCAGTGAGATGCTGAATGCACAAAGTATGGAAGTGGCGAGTCAAAAGGAACTCCAACGGGTCACGAACTTCATCCGGACGGGACTAGGGCTGGAGCATGCCACGACCGGCCAGATTGCGTTGACCACTGGTCAGAATTCAACGGGTCAAGCAACCGGTACCACGACTGCACAGAATGGTGAGAATAGCGGTGGCGGTGGCTACTAA
- a CDS encoding Mur ligase family protein, giving the protein MSLRSGVATFAGRSSYWFLHTFLHGGSSLPGKITLKLDPQILRSLGAKYDVIVITGTNGKTLTTALTVSVLHEKYPSILTNPTGSNMEQGIVTTFLNAKRPKTGRPLAVLEVDEANVIKVTTYIQPKAFVFTNIFRDQMDRYGEIYTTYQKILDGVALAPKATIIANGDSPIFNSKQLPNPIQYYGFDDQPDQDFKAKPNTDGVLCPNCQHILHYHSLTYSNQGKYFCPNCGFERPELTYRLTKLGEQTPTSSQFDVDGHPFTIHVGGTYNIYNALAAYAVGRFLDVTPDQIAHAFTANERVFGRQEVIDVDGKQVTIILVKNPVGLDQVLHMISTDQHPFSFVGLLNANYADGIDTSWIWDGDFEQLAGLNIPTFITGGERYKDITFRLKVAGVPDDKHIVEPDLEKVVERIKTVPTQRVYVLATYTAMLQMRKILASKGYIKEGLGV; this is encoded by the coding sequence ATGTCATTGAGAAGCGGCGTTGCCACCTTTGCGGGGAGATCATCTTACTGGTTTCTCCACACGTTTCTACACGGTGGAAGTTCTCTACCAGGTAAAATTACGCTCAAGTTAGATCCGCAGATTCTGCGGTCTCTGGGCGCCAAATACGACGTAATCGTCATCACGGGCACCAACGGTAAAACGTTGACGACCGCACTAACGGTTTCCGTCCTCCACGAAAAGTACCCCTCCATTCTCACCAATCCCACGGGGTCGAACATGGAACAAGGAATTGTCACGACCTTCTTGAATGCCAAACGGCCGAAGACTGGTCGGCCCCTAGCAGTGCTGGAGGTGGACGAAGCCAACGTGATCAAGGTCACGACCTATATCCAGCCTAAAGCGTTCGTGTTCACCAATATTTTCCGGGACCAAATGGACCGGTACGGTGAAATCTACACTACTTACCAAAAAATCTTAGATGGCGTTGCCCTGGCTCCTAAAGCCACCATCATCGCCAACGGGGACTCTCCCATCTTCAATTCGAAACAACTGCCGAACCCCATTCAATACTACGGATTCGACGACCAGCCTGACCAGGACTTCAAGGCCAAGCCGAACACCGATGGGGTCCTGTGCCCCAACTGTCAACACATTCTCCACTACCATTCCTTAACCTACAGTAACCAAGGTAAGTACTTCTGCCCCAACTGTGGGTTCGAACGGCCTGAGTTGACCTATCGTCTAACCAAGTTGGGGGAACAGACCCCGACATCGTCACAGTTCGACGTGGACGGCCATCCCTTCACGATTCACGTGGGTGGGACCTATAACATCTACAACGCCTTAGCGGCTTACGCTGTGGGCCGTTTTCTGGACGTCACCCCTGACCAGATTGCACACGCCTTTACGGCAAATGAGCGGGTCTTTGGACGCCAAGAAGTCATCGACGTCGATGGCAAGCAGGTCACCATCATCTTGGTCAAGAACCCCGTTGGGCTGGACCAAGTGCTCCACATGATCAGTACGGACCAGCACCCCTTCTCCTTCGTCGGTCTCCTCAACGCGAACTACGCGGACGGAATCGATACCAGTTGGATCTGGGACGGTGACTTCGAACAGCTGGCCGGACTGAATATTCCAACCTTCATTACCGGGGGCGAACGGTACAAGGATATCACGTTCCGGCTCAAGGTTGCCGGTGTGCCTGACGATAAGCACATCGTCGAACCGGACCTGGAAAAGGTCGTCGAACGCATCAAAACGGTCCCGACCCAGCGCGTTTACGTCCTGGCAACCTACACGGCCATGTTACAAATGCGTAAAATTTTAGCCAGCAAAGGCTACATTAAGGAGGGACTCGGCGTATGA
- a CDS encoding thymidine kinase, which yields MAQLFFRYGAMNSGKTIEILKVAHNYEEQDKRVIIMTSGLDTRDEVGYITSRIGLKRAAHAIFKTTNVYEEVKRLDPNANCVLIDEAQFLTKAHVLQLAKIVDDLKIPVMTFGLKNDFRNELFEGSKYLLLYADKIEEMKTICWFCTKKAIMNLRFHDNHPVYEGEQVQIGGNEAYYPVCRRHYFNPPLDQIGK from the coding sequence GTGGCGCAGCTCTTTTTTCGGTACGGCGCAATGAACAGTGGGAAGACGATTGAAATTCTCAAAGTCGCGCATAACTATGAGGAACAGGACAAGCGGGTCATCATCATGACCAGTGGCCTGGATACGCGAGACGAGGTGGGGTATATCACTAGTCGCATCGGTCTCAAGCGGGCCGCTCACGCAATCTTTAAGACCACTAACGTGTACGAAGAAGTGAAGCGCCTCGACCCTAACGCCAACTGCGTGCTGATCGACGAAGCCCAATTTCTGACTAAGGCGCACGTTCTTCAGTTGGCGAAAATCGTGGATGACCTAAAGATTCCGGTCATGACGTTTGGCCTCAAGAATGATTTTCGGAACGAACTCTTCGAAGGCTCCAAATATCTTCTATTATATGCGGACAAGATCGAAGAGATGAAGACTATCTGTTGGTTCTGTACCAAGAAGGCCATCATGAATTTACGTTTTCATGATAATCACCCCGTCTATGAAGGGGAACAAGTTCAAATCGGGGGGAACGAAGCTTACTACCCCGTCTGTCGGCGTCACTACTTTAATCCGCCGTTGGATCAAATCGGCAAATAA
- the arsC gene encoding arsenate reductase (thioredoxin), giving the protein MAKIYFLCTGNSCRSQMAEGFARQLLPATWQVASAGLEAQGVNPRAISVMQEVGVDISAQQSTRLDSSALAQATMIVTLCGDARDHCPVTPATVTREHWPLPDPAQATGTPEQQLAVFRAVRDEIRQRVVALARQLAD; this is encoded by the coding sequence ATGGCTAAGATTTACTTTCTTTGTACCGGCAATTCGTGTCGTAGTCAAATGGCAGAAGGGTTTGCTCGACAATTGCTCCCCGCTACCTGGCAGGTCGCCAGCGCGGGACTGGAAGCGCAGGGGGTGAACCCCCGGGCCATTAGCGTGATGCAGGAAGTGGGCGTGGATATCTCGGCCCAACAATCAACGCGTCTGGATTCGTCCGCGTTGGCCCAAGCAACCATGATTGTGACGCTATGCGGGGATGCGCGTGACCATTGTCCGGTCACGCCGGCCACGGTCACCCGCGAGCATTGGCCCTTACCCGACCCGGCGCAAGCAACGGGAACGCCGGAACAGCAACTGGCGGTCTTTCGGGCCGTTCGGGATGAGATTCGGCAACGGGTGGTCGCCTTAGCGCGACAGTTAGCAGATTGA
- a CDS encoding GGDEF domain-containing protein, translating to MLKGIASTVSNVLKKDGETLTLYRTGGEEFNVILPDYKVEQAQAVAQDVFNAVAQLSVKYNESVIHVTLSIGVSSLAVKDRNPLDFYKRVDANLYHSKKNGRMQITVD from the coding sequence GTGTTAAAGGGAATTGCGAGCACAGTCAGCAACGTCTTAAAAAAGGACGGCGAAACACTGACGCTTTACCGGACCGGGGGCGAAGAGTTTAACGTGATCTTACCCGATTATAAGGTCGAACAAGCACAAGCGGTCGCGCAAGATGTCTTCAACGCGGTGGCCCAATTATCCGTTAAGTACAATGAAAGTGTGATTCACGTCACCTTGTCCATCGGTGTTTCTTCACTAGCGGTGAAGGACCGTAACCCGTTAGACTTCTACAAGCGAGTCGATGCTAACCTGTATCACTCGAAGAAAAACGGGCGGATGCAGATTACGGTCGATTAA
- a CDS encoding ABC transporter ATP-binding protein — MMRLARKHLDWWAVALAVGFMIVQVACDLSLPTLTSNIIDKGIANNDIGYIWRVGGQMLLLSFIGVLGAAGNVYFAATQSQKMGQRIRSGIFKKVTFASTEEFETVGNASLITRTTNDVVQIQNVMVQMLRMMLMAPIMLIGAGVLAYLKSPRLTLVFLVALPVLALFTGGIMYFAVPLFKSLQKKIDRINLIFREGLTGVRVIRAFNQDQFEQDRFEGANQDYTKTGIKVFMIVSLMFPVITLIISGTNIGIVWYGGQLIAHQAMEVGNLVAFMTYAMQILISFMMVSMVFVFVPRAQASAARINEVMDLKSKINDADQPVDLPSQKASLAFDHVDFRYTGAEKLALSDVNFSAQAGQTVAIIGGTGSGKSTLVNLIPRLFDPESGQIRLNGVGLTAVSQQALHQAISITQQKAVLFSGTIRSNMVYGMADATDDQIWHALTVAQAADFTKEAGGLDAVVEQNGDNFSGGQRQRLVIARTILKRASVYVFDDSFSALDFKTDALLRQQLRQDAQVQAGVTVIVAQRVSTVADADLILVIDGGKIVGQGTHEELKAHNKTYQEILESQLRKGDAVDA; from the coding sequence ATGATGCGACTTGCCCGAAAACACCTTGATTGGTGGGCAGTGGCCCTAGCAGTGGGCTTTATGATCGTTCAAGTAGCGTGTGACCTCTCGTTGCCCACGTTGACCTCGAATATCATCGACAAAGGGATTGCCAATAACGACATTGGCTACATCTGGCGGGTTGGTGGTCAGATGTTACTCCTGAGTTTTATCGGCGTCCTCGGGGCGGCCGGTAATGTGTATTTCGCCGCCACCCAGTCCCAGAAAATGGGGCAACGGATTCGGTCGGGAATTTTTAAAAAAGTGACGTTTGCGTCCACAGAAGAGTTTGAGACCGTGGGGAACGCTTCCCTGATTACGCGGACCACGAACGACGTAGTGCAGATTCAAAACGTCATGGTACAGATGTTACGGATGATGCTGATGGCGCCAATCATGCTGATTGGCGCGGGGGTCTTAGCTTACCTGAAGAGTCCGCGGTTAACGCTGGTCTTTTTAGTGGCGCTTCCCGTACTGGCACTCTTTACTGGAGGAATCATGTACTTTGCGGTTCCTCTGTTCAAGAGTCTGCAAAAGAAAATTGACCGGATCAACCTGATCTTCCGTGAAGGCTTGACGGGGGTCCGGGTCATTCGGGCGTTCAATCAAGACCAGTTCGAACAGGATCGGTTTGAAGGTGCCAACCAAGACTACACCAAGACCGGGATTAAAGTCTTCATGATCGTCTCGTTGATGTTCCCCGTGATTACGTTGATTATTAGCGGGACCAACATCGGCATTGTCTGGTATGGGGGCCAATTGATTGCCCACCAGGCGATGGAAGTGGGGAACTTGGTTGCGTTTATGACTTACGCGATGCAGATCCTGATTAGCTTTATGATGGTTTCCATGGTCTTCGTCTTTGTGCCCCGGGCGCAAGCTTCAGCGGCGCGGATCAACGAAGTCATGGACCTGAAGTCGAAGATCAACGACGCGGACCAACCCGTGGACTTACCCAGTCAGAAAGCGAGTCTGGCGTTTGACCATGTCGACTTTCGGTATACGGGCGCTGAGAAGCTGGCGTTAAGTGACGTGAACTTCTCGGCCCAAGCCGGCCAGACCGTTGCCATTATTGGTGGAACGGGGTCTGGTAAATCAACGCTGGTCAACCTGATTCCGCGGTTATTTGACCCCGAGAGCGGGCAAATTCGCCTGAACGGGGTGGGCTTGACGGCTGTTAGTCAGCAGGCCTTACACCAGGCAATCTCCATCACCCAGCAAAAGGCCGTCCTCTTCTCCGGAACGATTCGGAGCAACATGGTCTATGGGATGGCGGACGCGACGGATGACCAGATCTGGCACGCGTTAACGGTGGCTCAAGCGGCTGACTTCACGAAAGAAGCCGGCGGACTGGACGCGGTGGTTGAACAAAACGGGGATAACTTCTCCGGTGGTCAGCGCCAGCGGTTGGTCATTGCGCGGACGATTCTGAAACGGGCCAGTGTCTACGTCTTTGACGATTCCTTCTCCGCGCTGGACTTCAAGACCGATGCGTTGCTACGGCAACAGTTACGGCAAGATGCCCAGGTACAGGCTGGGGTGACGGTCATCGTTGCACAACGGGTCTCGACCGTTGCGGATGCGGACCTCATCTTGGTTATTGATGGTGGAAAGATTGTGGGCCAAGGTACCCATGAGGAATTAAAAGCTCATAATAAGACTTATCAAGAAATTCTAGAATCACAACTGCGGAAGGGAGATGCTGTCGATGCGTAA